The Solenopsis invicta isolate M01_SB chromosome 3, UNIL_Sinv_3.0, whole genome shotgun sequence region GACTTTCCTTTTTCCATCTTTAATTTGgtctaaaataaacaaaaatacacAGTGAAAACAAACTATTAGCGTAAATTAGTACAGCAAATTTCATGctttaaaatgatatattaatataattaaataaaagtttacttCAAAATAAGCATcagagtttaaaataataaaaataataaaataataaaatataaaactacaattatttttgcatcAATTAAACAAGCCTAATATCTCAATTGCagtaattattactttaataaaaaaaatatgttgctttTAGAGCATAAAATAGTCATGGTTGGCTTGGACAATGCTGGGAAGACGACGATATTGTATCAATTCCTGATGAACGAGGTTGTCCACACGTCCCCGACCATTGGATCCAATGTGGAAGAAGTTGTGTGGAAGAATATTCATTTTATCATGTGGGACTTGGGTGGTCAACAGAGTCTGAGGGCCGCCTGGTCCACTTACTACACCAACACCGAGTTCATCATCATGGTCATAGACAGCACAGATCGAGAGAGGCTCGGTGTAATCAGAGAGGAACTCTATTCGATGTTGAATCATGAGGAGTTGAGCAAGGCTAACGTTCTGGTCTACGCTAATAAGCAAGACTTGAGGGGCAGCATGACCGCGGCCGAGATTTCGAGACAGTTGGATCTAACGTCCATTAAGAAACATCAGTGGCACATACAGAGCTGTTGCGCTCTCACGGGAGAGGGGTAAGAGTCATTAATGATCTGTGCGATTATGCAAGCTAGAGACGTGCAAATTATTCGAATACAAATCGAATCGAATTAGATAAGATTTGATTCAATTTGGATTTGAATCTTTATGATTCATTCAAGactattcgaaaattttgaataaaaaatgttcGAATACGAATCACATGTATtgacaattttgttaaataatattttccgtTAAACTTTGCTGCCATGCTTTTgaagtaagaaatattttattaaatctttatagagagttaaacatttatgataTACTTGAAATGAAACAGATATGTTTGAAGTTTGGcgaaaacaagaaaattttagaTTGATATTCATATTAAAGTGACTATATcacttataattaaatttcaatattatttttcttacacagaaatcgtttttattatttataaattaaaattccacccaattgtttttaataaatttatattgcatttgatgttatgatttgattcgatttggCTCtatactgaataaaaaaaaataaaatttaatttaattcaacataaaaaatGGTGTTTATTATCAAAAGAACTTGAAATTTTTAGGGAATTTTTTATCCTTAAAAATCATAGATTTTTATAGGATCTTATTAGTACTCAAGGAAATTATTGAAgttttatttcgaaattaaaattctatctctttttataataaaatagtttcttttatcatattttcttaataatggaAAAacgattagcaataaatatgatATACATATCCACGTATGttagtaataaatatagtatatatattaatgtacattctcgtaaatttttataaaaaagaaattagtgACAATAGAAAACATCGTTCTAAATTAATTGTGTGTTTAATTGCCTTTCGAATTCTGTACTTCTGCTCAACTAGTATTGTAAATCGATTGTTACATacgatatttaatttatattatttcatttcagtactttctcaaatttgatatttaaaaatcaagcagctcttttttgtatttgtgtgattaagaaatattaaaagatataataaaatgaatttattccaAAGCTGCagtaaaaaattctctaatcttatctgaaattttaaataaaattcctgaaaaatcCGAAAATTCTCAGGTAATTCTTTTATCAATTTGAATAAACACGTCGAAAAATCTTGATTTGCACATCTCTATTTTTAGCAcacaaaatagaataaaataaacgacacttaaaaaaaaatgtgtttcagATTGTATCAAGGGCTGGAGTGGATTGTCGGACGTTTGAAAAAGACATGACGTACATTATGAGAGTTTATAAGTCTAATGGAAtatccaaaatgtaaaatatgttattaagcTAAGTTAGCCCTGGTTAACACACTTTGATGGTTATACGGAAGAGAAAAGCAGCTTGGACTGTCGCATTTCGTTAGTCATTATTTAAATCTCCTGGTATGACCTTCAAAGTGCATACGATCATCTTATTGCCGCAGAGCGAATACACAAAGGATGGTGGATGGGTAAATTTGTTCTTTAGCTATCAATTGCCCTGGTTGTTTAcgtgataaaaaaagtttggtatTACCGTTCGTGACATTACAATAAACCTCAACTTGTTTTCACTATGATCAGTAACAAAGATAAGAAAAGAATGAAGATAAGTGCAGATGCACAAAGCAAGATATTAAATGCATGCTAAAAGAGGAAGACAATCATTTTTTTGTCCATACATTTGCTAATATACATTTGTGAAATGTATATTCTTGATTATTTGTCATAAATGACTGTTGAATACAAGTATATAGAATCACTGCACTAGTTGCTAAATAATTACAAGTAAATGACTAtttaagcaaaatattaaaataatataaaaataacataaaaaaataaaattttaaaataaattacaaattaatatttttatataatctaattttcatatagattttattaaaaatatcattttttacttgttaattacattactaaaatataattataaatgtaattatatgtaagtTGGTTTTATTTCTTCATGGAATGGTGCAGCGATCCTAATTTAATTCGTTAAGAAAACGTTATCGATTTCCTATTGCGAATTGTTTTATCATTTACTTGataaaagtaacaatatttctttttatcccGTCCACCCCTTGGTAAAATTCTGCAGTAAAACAGGCAGCGAAAATAGACGAGAAAGGCAACTCGTTTGTACTCAGTTGACATATAAGAGCGCAACGGAAGTGCACCTGTGTACATAGTTTTTTATACTTCTTGTTAAAAGAGCGAGCTctgtaaaaaaaggaaagaaacatAATGCCGAAAGACGAGGGAAAGAAGAGAGTAATAGATTTTGCGACACATTTCCGTACGT contains the following coding sequences:
- the LOC105204536 gene encoding ADP-ribosylation factor-like protein 5B, producing MGLLFAKLWSLFGNEEHKIVMVGLDNAGKTTILYQFLMNEVVHTSPTIGSNVEEVVWKNIHFIMWDLGGQQSLRAAWSTYYTNTEFIIMVIDSTDRERLGVIREELYSMLNHEELSKANVLVYANKQDLRGSMTAAEISRQLDLTSIKKHQWHIQSCCALTGEGLYQGLEWIVGRLKKT